Proteins found in one Pontibacter sp. SGAir0037 genomic segment:
- a CDS encoding tetratricopeptide repeat protein: MKIAYKVALASVLAGGSHIVAAQHTQVFTSGESLYHEGVELFDRAKYGAAQEAFRRYINLIGDDAKTADAQYYYALSGLYLLHPDAEQLILNFAKNYPAHPKTALANYELGLYYFENKDYKKSVDFLKQAPVHLLSIKQNKELEFKLGYSYFATKDFANAKIYFDKNKTTGFREDEHRFAYASNYYAGYIAYRNGDYAAAKTDLKIAEKNEAYSQIVPYMITEILYKENDVYEVIRYGEASLARTPQVQQADEIALLVGDAYYQRADYKTASKYFTQYAEGKRTLEPIVQYKIAYTDYKNDNFKNAIANFKDVALRKDALGQNAAYYLGLSYLRDNNKQFALTAFDQARKGTFDNDIKEAATLKYAQVNYELGNFREVINSLANFNQDYPNSQQGTEADDLLSEAYFNSNNYPEAIRHIESLPKKSWKILQTYQRVTYYHAVNQFNDAKFPQAVVTLDKSLQYPYDEEVTASSHFLKGEAYSIGQRLEDAINSYAAVFRNTTDTKRDYYIKSRYGIGYAYYNTKQYDKALPHFQAYLAAVNTSNPNYYDATLRLADLYYVNKNYSEALKLYDRVISSNAADKDYAYFQKGVVQSINGNKEQAKQNLQTVITQFPKSRYADAAQYQRAVIDFEAGNYAPAIEGFTAVIQNYPGSRLIPNALQNRGVAYANTNRQNEAIQDYKRVIDEYPTSKVASGSLYSLQEVLTTQDRSSEFDAYVAKFKSSNPDTGALESIEFEAAKNLYFSEKYDQAITRLETYLTTYSTSRFVSDARYFLADSYLRRNNREKGIEIMKQVVSENKSEYVNRAIQRVADLEFENKNYTESIRYYTRLRDLASNRKEQQTALTGLMMSYYLTHDYTGSRRIASELISQGNAALNAYNTALLYRGKSTYAQGNMEQALTELREAAKTASDVNGAEAHYLVSEILYKQKKYNEALDVAFDFNTKFSNYDLWLGKSFILIADVYTAQNEMFQARTTLNSIVENSPLPEIVEEAKQRLEKLGGATGTSDTTKTGTVK; this comes from the coding sequence ATGAAGATAGCTTACAAAGTAGCGCTTGCATCGGTATTGGCTGGGGGCTCGCACATTGTGGCAGCACAGCATACACAAGTTTTTACGTCTGGCGAAAGTTTATACCACGAGGGGGTCGAGTTGTTCGATCGTGCTAAATACGGGGCAGCTCAGGAAGCTTTCAGAAGGTATATCAACCTGATCGGAGATGATGCTAAAACTGCTGATGCACAATATTACTATGCTTTAAGCGGTTTGTACCTGCTACATCCTGATGCCGAGCAGTTAATATTGAACTTTGCTAAAAACTATCCTGCTCACCCGAAAACGGCTCTTGCTAATTATGAATTAGGCCTGTATTACTTCGAGAACAAGGACTACAAAAAGTCCGTCGATTTTTTAAAGCAGGCGCCAGTGCACTTGCTCAGCATCAAACAAAACAAGGAGCTGGAGTTTAAGCTGGGCTATTCATACTTTGCCACCAAAGATTTTGCTAACGCTAAAATCTACTTTGATAAAAACAAAACTACTGGTTTTCGGGAAGACGAGCACCGCTTTGCCTATGCCTCAAATTACTATGCAGGTTATATCGCTTACCGCAATGGTGACTACGCGGCTGCTAAAACGGATCTGAAAATTGCTGAAAAAAATGAAGCCTATTCTCAGATCGTGCCTTACATGATCACGGAGATCTTGTACAAAGAAAACGATGTATACGAGGTAATCCGCTATGGCGAAGCCTCGCTGGCCAGAACACCACAGGTACAGCAGGCCGATGAGATTGCCTTGCTTGTTGGTGATGCCTACTATCAGCGGGCAGATTACAAAACTGCTTCAAAGTATTTTACACAGTATGCAGAAGGTAAACGTACGCTAGAGCCGATAGTGCAGTATAAGATTGCCTATACAGACTATAAGAACGACAACTTTAAAAATGCTATCGCTAACTTCAAAGATGTCGCACTACGGAAGGATGCACTCGGTCAGAATGCGGCTTATTACCTTGGTTTAAGCTACCTGAGAGACAATAACAAGCAATTTGCCCTTACTGCTTTCGATCAGGCACGCAAAGGCACTTTTGATAATGATATCAAAGAAGCGGCCACGCTAAAATATGCCCAGGTAAACTATGAGTTGGGTAACTTCCGGGAGGTTATTAATTCGCTGGCTAATTTCAACCAGGATTACCCAAACTCCCAGCAGGGAACAGAAGCAGATGACTTACTAAGTGAGGCATACTTTAACTCAAACAATTATCCGGAAGCCATCCGCCATATAGAGAGCCTTCCGAAGAAAAGCTGGAAAATCTTGCAGACTTACCAGCGCGTAACCTACTACCATGCTGTAAACCAGTTTAACGATGCCAAGTTTCCACAGGCGGTTGTAACCCTGGATAAATCATTACAATACCCGTACGATGAAGAAGTTACTGCTTCGAGTCATTTTCTGAAGGGAGAAGCTTATTCTATCGGGCAAAGGCTGGAAGATGCCATTAACAGCTATGCCGCTGTTTTCCGTAATACCACCGATACCAAAAGGGATTATTATATCAAATCCCGGTACGGCATTGGGTATGCCTACTATAATACCAAGCAGTATGATAAAGCCCTGCCGCATTTCCAAGCTTACCTGGCTGCTGTAAACACCAGTAATCCGAATTATTACGATGCGACCCTGCGCCTGGCCGACTTGTATTATGTAAACAAGAACTACAGCGAAGCCCTTAAATTATACGATAGGGTAATCAGCTCTAATGCTGCGGATAAGGATTATGCTTATTTTCAGAAAGGGGTTGTGCAGAGCATTAACGGTAACAAAGAACAGGCCAAGCAAAACCTTCAGACTGTGATTACCCAGTTTCCAAAATCGAGGTATGCCGATGCTGCGCAATACCAGCGTGCCGTTATTGATTTTGAAGCCGGAAACTATGCCCCTGCAATTGAAGGATTTACTGCTGTTATTCAAAACTATCCTGGCAGCAGGCTTATTCCGAATGCCCTGCAAAACCGTGGGGTAGCTTATGCCAACACCAACAGGCAGAACGAAGCTATCCAGGATTATAAGCGCGTAATAGATGAATACCCAACATCTAAAGTAGCAAGCGGATCGCTTTATAGCTTACAGGAAGTGCTGACTACCCAGGACAGAAGCAGCGAGTTTGATGCTTATGTGGCAAAATTCAAGTCGTCTAACCCAGATACCGGAGCTCTGGAAAGTATTGAATTCGAAGCTGCTAAGAATTTGTATTTCAGTGAGAAATACGATCAGGCAATAACAAGGCTGGAAACATACCTTACCACTTATTCAACAAGTCGTTTTGTAAGTGATGCCCGTTACTTCTTAGCTGATTCTTACCTGCGCCGAAACAACAGGGAGAAGGGTATAGAAATAATGAAGCAGGTGGTTTCAGAAAATAAATCCGAGTATGTAAACCGTGCTATACAACGTGTGGCTGATCTGGAGTTCGAAAATAAGAACTATACGGAGTCAATTCGTTACTATACCCGTTTGCGCGACCTGGCCAGCAACAGAAAAGAGCAGCAGACGGCTCTAACAGGATTGATGATGAGCTACTATCTTACCCACGACTACACCGGTTCCAGGAGAATTGCCAGTGAGCTGATCAGCCAGGGAAATGCAGCCCTGAATGCTTATAACACAGCTTTACTTTACCGTGGCAAATCTACTTACGCCCAGGGAAATATGGAGCAGGCACTGACAGAGCTAAGAGAAGCGGCTAAAACTGCTTCGGATGTAAATGGAGCGGAGGCACATTACTTAGTGTCGGAGATACTATATAAGCAGAAGAAGTATAACGAAGCGCTGGATGTAGCTTTCGACTTTAACACAAAGTTCTCTAATTACGACCTGTGGCTTGGGAAGTCTTTCATTTTGATCGCCGATGTATATACAGCACAAAACGAAATGTTCCAGGCTCGCACTACCCTGAATTCTATTGTTGAAAATTCTCCTTTACCTGAAATAGTGGAGGAAGCAAAACAAAGACTTGAAAAATTAGGCGGTGCAACCGGAACGAGCGACACAACTAAAACAGGAACTGTAAAATAA
- a CDS encoding TonB-dependent receptor: MKNKITKASLVLLLCAGYMFTNDVQAQQNGSNWGEGAKLDDAEVVVEKNRVIELPQAARNFEKFRINPPEAGDRNVRYRFTDYKLASQDINLQMKVLTIKQDELTKLYGNYVKAGLGNYGSLYLKGYFHNKRSDVGSYGADVSHVSSAVGPVDRGNSGVGNTAIGVNGERYLQNLTVGGRLSYGRDKYHFYGYPANVETPIERDTIRQSFNRFAAEGYLHNQTDVKSPLQYKVGIGFNYLNDRYNMSERNFAINSVVEYGIDDVSAFKVDADLSLLGHSDAQTVSRGFFKLKPTYERQLNALRLTIGANLAYTADTVNDARKLNVYPLVRIGLEPIKDNLLLYAGLGGDLQRTTLYNLTQENPYLAPNVQVADVNKGLEVYGGFSANIANYVHLTGRVAYQSFRNLYFYNNSREDVAKFDLVYDNGVTDVLNIYGEAVFNYSDEIRLGLKADYNSYNTATLEQPFHRPELMASVYGTYNFYDKILFNSELYYIGSSFGKIYQADGTSVLRETDTIVDLNLKADYRFTSRFTLFLMANNLLGQKYERFVNYPNKGLNLIGGVTYSF, translated from the coding sequence ATGAAGAATAAAATCACGAAAGCCTCACTAGTACTCTTACTCTGTGCAGGTTATATGTTTACAAATGATGTTCAGGCACAGCAGAACGGTTCTAACTGGGGTGAAGGAGCCAAGCTCGATGATGCCGAAGTTGTTGTAGAGAAGAACCGTGTTATTGAACTTCCGCAGGCCGCACGTAACTTCGAAAAATTTCGTATAAACCCACCGGAAGCCGGAGACAGAAATGTTCGTTACCGTTTTACAGACTATAAGTTAGCCTCGCAGGACATCAACCTGCAGATGAAGGTGCTTACCATAAAGCAGGATGAGTTAACAAAGCTGTATGGCAACTATGTGAAGGCAGGTTTAGGTAATTATGGAAGTTTGTACCTGAAAGGCTATTTCCATAACAAACGCAGTGATGTTGGTTCTTATGGAGCCGATGTTAGCCACGTTTCTTCTGCTGTGGGTCCCGTTGACCGAGGAAATTCCGGAGTGGGCAATACTGCTATCGGAGTAAATGGAGAGCGTTACCTGCAAAACCTGACCGTTGGGGGCAGGTTAAGTTACGGCAGAGATAAATATCACTTCTACGGATACCCTGCCAATGTAGAGACTCCAATTGAAAGAGATACCATAAGGCAATCGTTTAACCGTTTTGCTGCTGAAGGTTACCTGCACAACCAAACTGATGTAAAGTCGCCGCTGCAATATAAGGTTGGAATAGGTTTTAATTACCTGAACGACAGGTATAACATGAGCGAGCGCAATTTTGCAATCAACTCTGTAGTAGAGTATGGAATTGATGATGTATCTGCCTTCAAAGTAGATGCAGACCTCTCTCTGTTAGGACATAGCGATGCGCAGACAGTTAGCCGCGGCTTTTTTAAGTTAAAACCTACTTACGAACGCCAGCTAAATGCTTTACGCCTGACAATAGGTGCTAATTTAGCGTATACCGCTGATACCGTAAATGATGCCCGCAAGCTAAATGTATATCCACTTGTGCGTATCGGCCTGGAGCCTATCAAAGATAACCTGCTGTTATATGCTGGTTTAGGTGGCGATCTTCAAAGAACTACTTTATACAATCTGACGCAGGAAAATCCATATCTGGCACCAAACGTTCAGGTAGCTGATGTCAACAAAGGTCTTGAAGTGTATGGTGGTTTCTCTGCCAACATTGCCAACTATGTGCATTTAACAGGCCGGGTTGCTTACCAAAGCTTCCGCAACCTTTACTTTTACAATAACTCCAGAGAAGATGTAGCGAAGTTCGACCTGGTGTACGATAACGGTGTAACCGATGTGTTAAATATTTATGGCGAAGCTGTATTTAACTATTCCGATGAAATTCGTTTGGGGTTAAAGGCTGATTATAACAGCTATAACACCGCTACCTTAGAGCAACCGTTCCACCGTCCGGAGCTGATGGCAAGCGTATACGGCACCTACAACTTCTACGATAAGATTCTCTTTAATTCAGAACTTTATTATATTGGCAGTTCTTTCGGAAAGATTTACCAGGCCGACGGCACGTCTGTGCTCCGGGAAACAGATACAATTGTTGATCTGAACCTGAAAGCAGATTACAGATTTACCAGCAGGTTTACTCTTTTCCTGATGGCGAATAACCTGCTTGGGCAGAAATACGAAAGGTTTGTTAATTATCCGAACAAAGGATTGAATTTAATAGGAGGAGTTACATATTCATTCTAA
- a CDS encoding SPOR domain-containing protein: MVEKHIKSLLYDHDCVIIPDFGGLITRYVSARVLPVKHSLVPPSKKIAFNEKLTLNDGLLISTIAYHNGIDKEDARKLVADFVFRSKQVLEKENRLEMQDIGIFRYNAERNLEFEYVEGDNLLEDSFGLPELIARPVKLEDPALLRTLLKERQQVPVYTKLPLRKRLRRAVNVTASLLIGGLTVSALYLLSLQTDYNLSSLNPLALFGSGYQPQTSETVEAVTDWEKLYTEEDLAGAVSDSAYDVTAHTDSFAVAVETYQLSAEQTVAAESKATVQDAEPAIKEEVKANTAPPKEEKKEVNPLLVKERTGRFYIITGGYSRLENAEVARTAVKKGGHEAKVLLPLPGSRLFRVSVADFATEEDAKASLATYRKTFGETIWVLNN; the protein is encoded by the coding sequence ATGGTTGAGAAGCATATCAAGTCACTGTTATATGACCATGATTGCGTCATTATTCCAGATTTTGGGGGGTTGATCACCCGCTATGTTTCGGCGCGCGTTCTGCCTGTTAAGCACTCGCTGGTACCACCGTCGAAAAAAATTGCTTTCAATGAAAAACTGACGCTGAACGATGGGCTTCTTATCAGCACCATTGCCTATCATAATGGCATTGACAAAGAAGACGCTCGCAAACTGGTGGCTGATTTTGTTTTCAGATCGAAACAAGTTCTGGAGAAAGAAAACAGGCTTGAAATGCAGGATATCGGTATTTTCCGTTATAACGCTGAAAGAAACCTGGAGTTTGAATATGTAGAAGGCGATAACTTGCTGGAAGACAGCTTTGGACTGCCGGAGCTGATTGCCAGACCCGTAAAACTGGAAGATCCTGCTCTGCTTCGTACCTTGTTAAAAGAGCGCCAGCAGGTTCCGGTCTATACCAAGCTGCCTTTGCGCAAACGCTTGAGACGTGCCGTTAATGTTACTGCAAGTCTTTTAATCGGAGGTCTTACCGTTTCGGCACTATACTTGCTATCATTGCAAACAGACTATAATCTCAGCAGCCTGAACCCGCTTGCTCTTTTCGGATCAGGTTATCAGCCTCAGACCTCTGAAACAGTGGAGGCAGTGACAGACTGGGAAAAGCTCTATACAGAAGAAGATCTCGCTGGAGCAGTATCAGATTCTGCCTATGATGTGACAGCACATACGGATAGTTTTGCCGTAGCAGTGGAAACATATCAGCTCTCTGCAGAGCAAACTGTGGCTGCTGAAAGTAAAGCAACAGTGCAAGATGCCGAACCTGCTATAAAAGAAGAAGTTAAAGCGAATACTGCTCCTCCAAAGGAAGAGAAGAAAGAAGTAAATCCGCTGTTAGTGAAAGAAAGGACAGGCCGTTTTTACATTATTACAGGAGGTTATTCCAGGTTAGAAAATGCTGAAGTGGCCAGAACAGCCGTAAAAAAAGGAGGACACGAAGCTAAAGTACTTTTACCATTACCAGGCAGCAGATTATTCAGGGTATCAGTAGCTGATTTTGCGACTGAAGAAGATGCGAAAGCTTCCTTGGCTACCTACAGAAAAACATTTGGAGAAACAATTTGGGTACTTAATAATTAA